The window caCATATTACACCTAGTGCTAATCATAACAAATACCCTCCTTATTCCCCATtgcccatctagcccatcccccccccgaACTCCCtcccaaccctcagtttgttctttatagctaagagtctcttacggtttccTTCCCGCTCTTTTTTTATCCCCCTTcccctacgttcatctgttttattacttaaattccacatgagtgaaatcattcagtatttgtctttctctgactgccttattttgcttagcaaatatactctagctccatccacatcattgcaaatggcaagatttcattctttttgatggctgagtaatatatgtATCACACCTTCtctatctattcatcagttgatggacatttgggctctctccatagtttggttattgttgataataatgctgccataaacatcagggtgcatgtatcccttcaaatctgtatttttgtatcctttgggtaaatacctagtagtgcaattgctgggtcataggttagatccatttttaattttgaggaacctccatactcttttccagaagggctgcaccagtttgcattcccaccaacagtttgcattcccctttccccagatcctcaccaacatctgtcgtttcctgtgttgttaattttagccattctgataggtatgagatagcatctcactgtggttttgatttgtaattccctgatgatgagtgacgttgagcatcttttcatgtgtctgttacccatctggatgtcttctttgggaaaatgtctgttcatgtcttctacccatttcttaactggattatttgtttttttgggtgttttgagttggataagttctttagattttggatactaatcctttatcagatatgtcatttgcaaatatcttctcccattccaaaggttgccttttagttttgttgattgtttccttcactgtacagaagatttttatcttgatgaagtcccaataattcattttttgcttttgtttccctcgcctCCAGAGACATgcctagtaagaagttgctatagctgaggccagagaggttactgcctatgttctcctctaggattttgatggcattctgtctcacatttaggtctttcattcattttgaatttatttttgtgtattgtgcaAGAAAGTTTCTTTCTTCTGGATGCAGAAGAAACTATATATTCTTAACCACATCCTTAGCACATGTGATCATGGACAGACCACTCCCCAAAAGAAGTTATTTAATTTAGTGACTGTATAATCCTTGCAATTTTGACAACCAGATGATTTTTAAACACCTCTAGCCCTCTCAAAATACAATatgataatttctaaaattaatttgattttgaCATATTTGTAAGAATGTTTCAATACCCTGTAAGATAAAAGGAAACATTCAGAGTAGCATAAAATTAGGGTATCAAGTACCTGTCTAACCTGAATTTTAAGGAAACAAAGTGTAGAATGGTAATAATTTTAGAATTCACTTCCCCGGGAGTCTGCCACGGAAACAAGATGACGAAGGGGACGTCATCGTTTGGAAAGCGTCGCAATAAGACGCACACGTTGTGCCGCCACTGTGGCTCGAAGGCCTACCACCTTCAGAAGTCCACCTGTGGCAAATGCGGCTATCCTGCCAAGCGCAAGAGCAAGTATAACTGGAGTGCCAAGGCTAAAAGACAAAACACCACTGGGACCGGTCGAATGAGGCTCCACAGATTCAGGCATGGATTCCGTGAAGGAACAACACCTAAGCCCAAGAGGGCAGCTGTTGCAGCATCCAGTTCATCTTAAGGATTTCAATGATTAGTCACACAATAAAcgttctggtttaaaaaaaaaaaaaaaaagaagaattcacTTCCCCCATGGTACAAAAAAACCTTTATctagtatatatatactatacagaTACGTAAACTAAATGTGTTTTACtcttgtttaatcttttttttttttttactcttgtttAATCTTAATCACACACTTcttaaaatgaaatctaaaagcAGTGTGGTTGACAAGAAATCAAatgcacaaaaatataaaaatgaagaaattataagGATTTTGGAGGGGACTTCTTAATAACAGATTATAAATATGGATACCTGCATGATGAAATGCTACTCCCCATGGTATAGTTTTTTGTAATATAGAGTCCAGTCCTGAAGGCGAACGTTTTAACTGATCCATCACTTCTAGGAGACCCTTTTGTTCCAGTGTCACTGGCGGAAGTTCAGATGATCTTACCAATCCTGTCACAGAAAAAACATCAACGCTGTTCACCTCTGGCTGGACCTCTTTAAATGCTATCTGCCTAAGTCATGACAGAGCTAAATATGAGGGCAATGGTTCTAAAACTACTATACATAATAATTAGCaggacatcttttaaaaatacttgtgcCTGGCTCTTATTCCTAGACATTGTGATGCAACAGTATGCAACCTGGACataaggaattttaaaatctccccagatgattctaatgtgcaccAAAGTTTAGGAAGCACTGTGTTAGGGTGAGACCAGGCCCACAAGAGGTGATCAAAGGACACAGCTGAGGAAGGAGAGGATTACAGATACTACCATTCAGAGCCTAAAAATCAAAATCCTTGCTCAAAGTGTGTCCCATCAACCAGCAGCGTCAGAACCACCTAGgagcctatttcttttttttttttttttaaagatttttatttatttgacagagagagatacagcgagagagggaacacaagcaaggggagtgggagagggtgaaggaggccttcctgccgagcagagagcccaatgtagggctcgatcccaggaccctggaaccatgacctgagccaaaggcagatgcttaacgattgagccacccaggcacccctaggagcCTATTTCTATGTGATAATTTTTCTAGCCTCTTTGCTACCCGTGTGGTAATTAGTCACCCATTATCTTCTGTCTTTGCCTCTCTGTGTAAACTGCTCCCCTAGTAAGATCTCAACTTTCTTAGATGCAGGaactatgttttctttaaagaatttccCAAAATCTTGGATTTCTGAACTAGTAAGCCTCtgataagatatatttttaacatatattatatatatattttttaaagattttatttatttatttgacagggagagatagcgagagcaggaacacaagcagggggagtgggaaagggagaagcaggcttcccgccaagcaagagcccaatgtggggctcaatcctaggatcccgggatcatgacctgagccgaaggaagacacttaacaactgagccacccaggcgcccctttaacatatatatttttaaaaatattttaggtaaaattttcttaaaattttaaggacCCACAGAGGTTACCAATGTTTTATTATGCTAaggacaatttaaaatttttaaaaactaccattGATCAATAcctttatttcaaaagaaaagtcattttaacataaaaaaaaattagtagggATAATTTCAGAATTTAAACTTCAGCTTTACAAAAAATGTACtgtcttatctttatttttctggtgATAATTTCACCATAGCCCAGACTCTAGTCCAAGCACTAGGATTTGGGAACCCTTGctataaataaaagtaacagaATCTGAAGcaaagataataataatgtttcTGGTTATTAAAGGAATTTAAGTTATTATGGTACAACATAAGGAATATAAATGGCACAGTATAGAAAACATCAATTAGGAGGGAAATGAAAGAGATATTATAATGTTGGGCCAGAGCCTATCAAATATAAACTTCAAGCAAAGTTTACTTATTGGAGCTAAGCTTGAGGCATCTATCACCTGTCCTCAGGATTCCAATGAAATCATAAATATCCTAATATTCTGTGACCAGAACTGGTTGGTTTCTGTCTTCCCTACACTTATCTTGGGCCCCAAGGGACCATAGACTGGCAAAAGTGGTGAGGGAACAGTGCTCACCCTAGAATCAGTAAAATATATACTAATATTTATAGCCATACACTAAAtcactactcagcaataaaaaacaaattgataAACAACCTGGTGAATCTTAAAAATACCAtgctgaaagaagccaaacatacAACACATGTATTTACtataagatttcatttatatgaaattcttagGAAAGGCACAGCTAATCTAGAGTAACAAAAAGCAGATCACTTGCCTGGGGCTAGAGAGGAGATTGATAGCGAAAGAGCAAAGATTACATTTTagggtgacagaaatgttctatagGTACATTATAGTGGGGGTTAAACAAGTGTATACtttgttaaaattcattaaattataCACTTCAAAtgggtacattttattatatataaattatacctcaataaatctgattttatttatttattttttaagattttattttattttatttgagagagagaacacaagcaagagaGGAGAAGTAGAaggagcagctgagggagagggagaagcaggctccccactgagcagagagccccacacaggacttgattccaggaccctgggaccatgacctgagccgaaggcagccacttaacagactgagccacccaggtgccccaataaagctaattttaaaatacatgtgtttatatacatatatatgtatatgtgtgtgattcTTTTTTAGAGTTTGGAAATATAAAGAGAGATATGTCTGATTTCtccagaaaaatgtatatatgtgaagTTCTATATATAATTTAGAGGCTTCAAAGATCAATATCTCAAAGCCCATGGATCCTAGATGAAGAATCTTAGTATGTGCCTGTATAaatccagtattttaaaaatcttaaggtTAGCCTGAGTGTATGTATACATTGTCTATAATGAGGATAAGGAGAGGATTAGTCACAAAAGCATAGTTTTGTAAACTATGTAAACCAGTGGGCAGGTGGCTCAATGATCGAAAAGAGTCATGCTTTATTTATATACTCATTAACATTACGTTCAAGCAAGTGTACTAAGTATAGAAGCTTTCATTTCCATCAGTAACTTACCCTTGGCTTGATGGTGTAGATTATAAAACTCACGGGCAATGCTATCTGCCAACTTCTCACACCATTTCTTTGATGGACAGAAAAGTAATACTGAATGGTTATCACAAATGGTCTCATAACATAAACTAACAACATGGTCCTCATCTccctaagaaagaaagagaaatagtcaCTCTAATGGtcctttcaaaacattttcacatcAGTTTAAAGTCACTCATTTTGCTTCATGGGGAAAGTTTTTTTCTACTGAAAGGCATAATAAAAATCAGTTACAAAGTcaataacaaagaaaaagcaagagaaaaagagaaataaacttcctTATAATGCAAggtgaaaaggaaatattttctattaattcaACTAGTATTTATTGACTTTGAACCCTCAGCCAATGGGGATATAATGGTAAGCAAAAGAAAGTCAAGGTCCTATCTTTAAGGGGGTTAGGTCTCATTGGGGAAACATATTAAggtacaaaacaaataaatgtaaagtacAATTATTAGATGTACTATAAAAgaattttatgatattttgaaGCTCATATTTGACATAAatttgacagaaaaaaatcaaagaggttTCTCTGGAAAAATTATTTAGCTGAAATACAAAGGAGGGGAGGCATTATTTCAATGAAAGGTAACTGGCAGACAGTGGAAAAATTTCAGGCAGAACAAAGCATATGTAAATGCCCTGCGGTAGCCCAGTGAGTTCCCAAAACTGGAAGAGGTGTTTAACTGGATTAattaattcatccatccattcacccaatgaacaaacatttactatgtaccagatatTGTCCTAGGTACTGGGGATaaagaataaagcagagaaaaagcTCTTTCCTCAGAGTGTTACTACGCCagtaggaagggagagagaacaaaaacaagaaaagtaaaacacagaattttgaaaagtgataaagagaaaaagaaaatggaaaatagggACCAGGAATGGGAGGACACTGTAATTTAGACAAGGTGGCCAGGGAAGGTCTCAGAAAGTGACTTTTGAGTAAAGGTCCAAAGGTGAAAGAGTAAACCATACTGATGCCTCGGGGGTAAggcattccagaaagaaagaacctGAGGTGGAAGATTCTTGGCATATTATGGAACAGCAAATAGGCTGTGGAGGGAATGAGAAGGAAAGTAGTAGGTGAGGTCAGAGCACTAACGGGTGG of the Halichoerus grypus chromosome 1, mHalGry1.hap1.1, whole genome shotgun sequence genome contains:
- the LOC118536678 gene encoding large ribosomal subunit protein eL37-like, encoding MTKGTSSFGKRRNKTHTLCRHCGSKAYHLQKSTCGKCGYPAKRKSKYNWSAKAKRQNTTGTGRMRLHRFRHGFREGTTPKPKRAAVAASSSS